GCTGATCGCGCAGCACGTCGGAGATCAGTACGCCTTCGGGATTCGGCAGATTGAAGCCCTCGGCGATCTCGGGAGTCACCTCGGCCAGCCGCACGCCGAGCCACGCGCGTGTCACCGAACCGTGGGCCACGAGCTGATCCGCAATGTGCTTGGCGAGATTGATCGGAATCGCGAAGCCGATGCCCTGACCGCTCGAGTTGACCGCGGTGTTGATGCCGATCGCCTCGCCGGCTGAATTGCACAGCGGGCCGCCCGAGTTGCCGAAGTTGATCGACGCGTCGGTCTGGATGAAGTCCTGGAACGCCGGGGTACCGCCGAAGATATTGAGGTTCGAGCGGCCGCGCGCGCTGATGATGCCGACCGTCACGGATCCGCGCAGCATGCCGAGCGGATTGCCGATCGCGATCGCCCAGTCGCCGACCCGGAGCTTGTCCGAGTCGCCCAGCGGCAGCACCGGCAGATTGCCGCCCTCGATCTTGATGACCGCCACGTCGGTCTCGGGATCGGTACCGACCACGGTCGCCTTGAAAGTACGGCGGTCGTTCAGGGTCACCGTGATGTCGTCGGCGTCGCGCACCACGTGATTGTTCGTCAGCACGTGGCCTTCGCGATCCACGATGAAGCCCGAGCCCGAGCTCGGCACCCGCTGCTGCTGGCGCTGCTGCGGATTGCCATCGAAGAAGCGCCGGAACAACTCCTCCTGCGGATCGTCCGAGCGCGTTCCGACCTTCTTGCGCACGTCGATGAACACCACCGCGGGAAGGGCACGATCGACGACCGAGACGAACGGGCTCTCGGGCATCGCGGCGCTCGAAGTGGTGGCGCCGAGCGACGCCTTGGCCGCACTGCTGGCGCGCTGCAGATCGAGACCGGCGCTCAGGCCGAGCCCGATCACGAGGCCGGCGACCAGCAAACCGCCCGCGAGCAGGATGTAACTGCGTGGAGTGTGGCGGCGATTCGAATCCGGAATCATTTCGGAGTTCCTCCCTCGAACGGGGCTCTGAGGCGCCAGCGGTCAGCGCCGGATCATCAGAAGAGCTAGCAATTGCGTGTCCAAGATATCGGGCGGCGGATGCTCGGGCGTTACCCCAGCGTCAAATGTCCCCACGCCATCGGTGTAGGTAGTTGGAGCGACGCGCCAGTATACGCACGAGCGGATCTCCCCGGTGCAACCCCCACGCTCCGCTCACCTCGGGTCCCTGATCGAGCCGGGATGGTCGAAGTGCGGGGGAGCACCTCCGCAGGTGTGGACGACGCGCCACTCCGCAACAATGGACGCGCTCGAGCACCGAACGGTTGCGATCCGCGAGAGATCGCGAGGGCCAAATCTCCGTCAAGCGCAGCCCGCGGCGACGAGTGCGGCGTTGGCGGCGACGAGCGATGCGGCGTGGCGCCGGATCGACACGGCGCCGCCGCGGTGACGGCCGGCGCCCGCGATTGCTATGCTGCGCGCCATGCCATCAGCCGCGGCGGTGTATTTCCTCTCGGACGCCCATCTCGGAGTGGATCCGGAGCCCGTCGAGGCGCCGCGCCGTGCCCGTCTGCACGCGTTTCTGAAGAGCCTCTCGGGCCGCGCCCAGGCGCTCTACATCGTCGGCGATCTGTTCGACTTCTGGTTCGAGTACGGGACTGCGATTCCGCGCCGCCACTTCGGGACCCTGCGCGTGCTGGCGGAACTGAAGGAATCCGGCGTCGAGATCCACTATCTGAACGGCAATCACGACTTCTGGCTCGGCCCGTTCCTGTCTCAGGAACTGGGAGTGCGCACCTACGACGGTGCGGTCACGCTCGAGACCCAGGGGCGGCGTGTGTGGATGCACCACGGCGACGGGCTGGTCGGCGGCGACCTCGGCTATCGCGCGCTCAAGAGACTCGTCCGCCACCCGGTGAGTATCGAGCTCTATCGCCTGCTTCACCCCGACCTCGGCATCCCGCTCGCCCATTGGGTTTCAAATGGCTCGCGCCGTTCGAGGCCCGATCGTCCACCCGATGTCGAGCGTCTGTGGCGCGAGATCGCGCTGCCGCGCTTCGAAGCGGGTTTCGATACCGTGATGATCGGGCACTTCCATCAGGCGATCGAGCGGCGCGACGGGAGTCGCGCGTTCTTCGTGCTCGGCGACTGGATGGAGCACTTCACCTTCGTGAAGCTCGAAGGCGGCGAGCTGGAGCTGGGGCGCGGCTAGAACCGCGTCGCGAACGACAGACGGTGCGTGTCGCCGAGCTCGAGCCGGGTGGGAACGAACGCGTAGTCGAGCGACAGCGCCTTCGTCGCCCACCCGCCACCGATCGAGAGATTCGTGGCATCGTCGTTGTAGCGATAGCCGAGTCGCAGCGCGGCGCCGAGCGGCTGCGAGAGCTCGAAGCCGAACATGCCGAGACCACTGCGACCGCGGGTGAAGCGGGTCTCGAGCGACGAAGCGCTCTGCCATGTTCCGATCGCCGGACCCAGCCAGCGCACGCCACCCTGAATCGCGAACGGCAGCGGAACCGGAATGCCCTTCTCGCCGTCCTCGATCGTGAAGCTCGGACTGGGCCCCAGGTTCTGCGCCGCGAGTGCGAACCGCAGAGTGGGCCAGCGCGCCGGGTCCCACGCGGTGCCGACGCTGAACGCGTAGGTCATCGCGGCCGACTGGTCGATGCGCTCGCGCACCAGTTGCGCGCCGAGTCCGAGCCGCAGGGTCGGCGACACGCGACCACCCCACGCCACACCGAACTCGAGATCATGCGCCCCGAAGGTGCCGATCTCGTTGCCGAGTTCATCTCGCGCCGCGATCGGCTCGCTGTAGAGCGCCCGCACCGAACCGGCGATGCCACCCCCACCGACCGGGATCGCGAGCGCGAAGGCCTCGTGCCGCAGCTGCTGCAAGTACTCGGTATGTGCACCTCCGAGTTGGAAGCGTTGGGTCGCCGCGAGTCCGGCCGGGTTCCAGAACGCGGCGTCCGATCCCTCGGCCACGGTCGCGAACGCGCCCCCGAGTGCAGCCGCGCGGGCGCCGGTCGGAACCTCGAGGAATGTGAAGCCCGGAGGGCCCGCCTGGGCGAGCACCGCCGGCGCCCAGGCGACGGCGCCGAGCGCCACACCGAGGGCGACCGCGGTTGCGGCACAGGCGATCCGGACGCGCCATGGGCGCAAAGGGTCGAGCGGGCGATGATCAGGCAGAAGGTGGCGCATGCGCGTGGCCCTCTTACACGCCACGCGGCCGGGAGTTCCGGCCGCGTGGCATCGTGCGAGGGCGGG
The nucleotide sequence above comes from Candidatus Eisenbacteria bacterium. Encoded proteins:
- a CDS encoding Do family serine endopeptidase, whose protein sequence is MIPDSNRRHTPRSYILLAGGLLVAGLVIGLGLSAGLDLQRASSAAKASLGATTSSAAMPESPFVSVVDRALPAVVFIDVRKKVGTRSDDPQEELFRRFFDGNPQQRQQQRVPSSGSGFIVDREGHVLTNNHVVRDADDITVTLNDRRTFKATVVGTDPETDVAVIKIEGGNLPVLPLGDSDKLRVGDWAIAIGNPLGMLRGSVTVGIISARGRSNLNIFGGTPAFQDFIQTDASINFGNSGGPLCNSAGEAIGINTAVNSSGQGIGFAIPINLAKHIADQLVAHGSVTRAWLGVRLAEVTPEIAEGFNLPNPEGVLISDVLRDQPAERAGLRRNDVIVEYDGQHVVDLQKFRLRVADTPVGRTVPVEVLRDGKRMRFEVKLSNRDAEVAANSTPSRAPDTVAPAAGLTVRSLTQAERTELGIQGGVLITAVEPGSPADDSDLQPETVVEEVSGKAVDTPQTFARAVREAKERGKPAVLLVRRGEFTEFVPVRLKD
- a CDS encoding UDP-2,3-diacylglucosamine diphosphatase, whose amino-acid sequence is MPSAAAVYFLSDAHLGVDPEPVEAPRRARLHAFLKSLSGRAQALYIVGDLFDFWFEYGTAIPRRHFGTLRVLAELKESGVEIHYLNGNHDFWLGPFLSQELGVRTYDGAVTLETQGRRVWMHHGDGLVGGDLGYRALKRLVRHPVSIELYRLLHPDLGIPLAHWVSNGSRRSRPDRPPDVERLWREIALPRFEAGFDTVMIGHFHQAIERRDGSRAFFVLGDWMEHFTFVKLEGGELELGRG
- a CDS encoding PorV/PorQ family protein, which encodes MRHLLPDHRPLDPLRPWRVRIACAATAVALGVALGAVAWAPAVLAQAGPPGFTFLEVPTGARAAALGGAFATVAEGSDAAFWNPAGLAATQRFQLGGAHTEYLQQLRHEAFALAIPVGGGGIAGSVRALYSEPIAARDELGNEIGTFGAHDLEFGVAWGGRVSPTLRLGLGAQLVRERIDQSAAMTYAFSVGTAWDPARWPTLRFALAAQNLGPSPSFTIEDGEKGIPVPLPFAIQGGVRWLGPAIGTWQSASSLETRFTRGRSGLGMFGFELSQPLGAALRLGYRYNDDATNLSIGGGWATKALSLDYAFVPTRLELGDTHRLSFATRF